The genome window AAAAACGCAGTAAAGGTAAATGATAACAGGCAAACCGTTTTGACTTAATCCGCCGATTGAAATAATCGATCTAGCATATCGACCGTAAAAAAACGACACATTACTGCCCAACGACGCGGAAAAACTTCAACGCATCGACGAGCCGCACATAAATCACTCGGCCCGCATCTCCTGCGGAGGAATAACTCAGGTTAGTTACAATAAACCCATGCACGCCGTCATCCGAATGCGGCACACGCCCCCACCCCCCGTACGGCAGATTGGTTGACGACTCCACAACATAACGGATCGCGGCATCCGGCATTTGAACAACCAGCCTCACAACATCACCGAAAACAACCGGCCCGCCGACAATTGAAGCCGGACGAACCGGCTCCAGGGCCGGGAGATCATTCTTCTCCACAACTAAAACAACAAGATTCACCACGCCATTGGACACAGCAACCGTGCCGGCAAAGCCGACCGGCAACTGCCCAACCTGCAACCCGTTATCCGTCAGCGCACCGGCGCAGGAAAAGAGCGTATAAGTTCCCTCCTGCAGACCGCCAAAATCACTCACATTCAATAATCCATCCAGAACCAGCGAATCCACAGCAACCGAATCATTGCTGCCCGGCAGGCCGCCGAGCTCAAAATCCAACACCGACGTATCGTTAAGCGCCAAACTGGAAAGCGTCAGCGTCCCGGCACCTCCGTCCCCCGGGGAAAGCGTCCCGCCACCGGCAACCGCAACCGACCGATCAATCGTTCCGCTTCCGCCCAGAACTGCCGCACCGCCGACAGACACCGTCGCCGCGCGCGAGTCCAGCACGCCATTGACCAGCAATGTTCCGGAAGAAACCACCGTATTTCCATAGCCATTATTCGCCCCGAAAAGAACCAGCGCCCCGGCTCCCGACTTTGTCAAGGTCGACGACGCCCCGCCGATATTCCCGTGAATCTCAACTATATTGCTTTCCTCAATCGTCCAAGCCTGATCATCCCCAAGATATAATGAGCTTTGAATCGTGTTCGTGCCGCCCGACTCAGCCGCCCGCGAACTGATTCCACCCGAACCAATCCCCCAAACCGAACTGCCATTGCTTCCGACCTCCCAGCCTGCTCCCAGAAAATCAACCCCGCAAATATTCCTGGAGGCATTGATTGCCGGTTGAAAAGCCACATCCTGACTGTTCACAAACTTCGCAAAAGAAGACGTAAACGAACTTACCGGCATCACGCCGGTTTCCCAGTTGGACCCGTTGGTCCAGTCCGTATTATTGCTTCCGTCCCACGCAACAACATCCCGCAACGTTAAGCGAACGGCCCCGCCGGAAACGGATAGACTCCCCTCAAACCCATAGGGCAGCGCGCCGGAGCGAAGCTCCAAGCCATTGTCCGTCAGCGCACCGCTGTATGTGATCAGCGTATATGTCCCGGCCGACAGCCCGCCCGAATCGGTCACACGAAGCCGCCCATCAAGAACCAAATCCGCCGCACCGATCTGATCACAGCCGCCAGCCGAACCGAGCTCAAAATCCAAAACCGAAGAACTGCCCAAGGTCAGATTGGAAACCGTCAACTCGCCGGCCCCATTACCTCCCGGAGCCAGGATCCCGCCATTAAACACCTCAACAGACCGATGAACCGTCCCCGTGCCGCCAAAAATCGCCGCATCCCGCACCGAGACTCCTGCGGCACGAGAATCGAGCACGCCATCAACCAGCAGCGTTCCTTCAGCCACAACCGTTACTCCATATGAATTCTGCGCACCCGAAAGAATCAATCTTCCCGGACCGGTTTTCGTTAAGGAAGAAGCCGCCCCACCGACACTGCCGGCGGCGACCAGCGTATTGCCCGCGCTGACAAACCAGTCCTGGCCATCCCCCAGATGCACCCGGGACTCAACAACATTAAATCCCCCGGACTCACCGTCACTGACGACAACACCTCCGCACCCAATGCCCAGAACCGACGCCCCATTACTGCCAACCGTCCAACCGGAGCCTGCAAAATGAACTGCATTCACATTTCTGGAGGCATTAATTACCGGCATATTCAAAACCGCAGCACTGCCCTCAAACCTGGCAAGCGCCGAATAATAATCACTGAAAGGCATCGCGCCGGCGACCCAGTTCTGCCCATACGTCCAGTCTGTATTATTACTGCCATCCCAAACCGCCACGTCCGGCGCCGCAAACACATTCAGGCAAACCGCGGTACTGACAACTGAGATCTCACCAACAAACCCGTACGGCACATCTCCCATCTCCAGCCCGTTATCACTCAATACACCGTCAAACGAAATCAAGGTGTAAGAGCCCGGAGAAATATCCCCCAGCGCCACAATATCCAACACCCCATCCAGCGTCAGGTTTCCCGTCTCAATCCGATCCACCTCATTTGATGGTCCCACCTCAACCACCAGCCGGGACTCAGCGTCGAGAACCAGCTCGGACACATTCAGCACCCCCGAGCCCTGATCGCCCGGAGAGACAGTCCCTCCCCCCAAAACACTGACAACACCATCGACCACGCCGGTTCCGCCAAAAACCGAATGGTTACTAACCGATACCGGCGCACAAAATCCCGCCGGGCTGTTTACCAAAAGCGTCCCGGCGCTCACACAGATTTGGGCAACCGAATTTGACCCGGCGAGAACCAAAGTCCCCTCGCCGGCCTTCTCAAACACCCGGCCGGCGCCACTCATTCGCCCGTCCGCAACAAGCGTATTGCCCGCCGCAACGTCCCACGCCTGATCCGCCCCAAGATAGACAGCCGACTGAATCCAATTCGTACCCGCCCCGGCACTGACGACCCCTTCGCCGCCGATCCCCCACAGAGAACTCCCATTCCAGCCCACCGTCCAGCCGGAATCGGAAAACTGAACCCCGCCGATGCTTCTCGAAGCATTGATTGCCGGCATATTCGGAACCACCGAAGCATTACCGAACCGGGCGACTTCCG of Tichowtungia aerotolerans contains these proteins:
- a CDS encoding exo-alpha-sialidase encodes the protein MNSLPALGQVPELWTGPNLPHNVRDVPSVSSATYVAVHQAVRGEDQFLLGASIVEHNGILYANWANGPRDENSNAERVCGKTSTDGGLTWSDKEVIVPSLPGTLAHSHGPYISYNGQLWFFGMRFEYAPDGAREVNTEAFLLNEQTGEWESFGIVAAGGGMVDAPVRMANGNWIVGAVYTGFWACAFISHGDDFTRWDRVPVPIVPNHKCSETTILVYDDKLIAVMRSSFPGAAGISVSQNYGRSWSAAQASDFSMVQSKPFGGVLSNGQPYLIANVSDGGGNDRDTLVIAVGQPATQSFCRMWTVRRGRTPQPLLEGLYKTPGWHYPYAYEYNGNLYVIYALGKEDCELAIIPISALNTSGSIEWVAPATDQLFAAVTWDGSVSSDWTNGQNWECGSMPVTDFTTDIAEFVDSAAVLYMPTINASRNIHGVDFDSGGWTVGSNGTSTWGIGSAGITFAAEGALGVNAIHPNLFLASDQCWTVSAGNTLVVTNGSVTGARTLCKAGGGKLVLAGRTNAMAGVVVSNGTLAVNSSAGFSAPVSVCEGAVLSGNGTIGAPVSVSDGGVLEPGDGGPGALSMSGLALSSNSVLRFQLDGLSGSSDRVVVGDLVLDGLLDVSDADALEEGGYTLFVCSGAVTDNGLQVRGMPSGFKGSVSVSAGVVSLAVTGPVVWDGSNNSDWTYGANWDSGVMPVNDFNTEVARFGNASVVPNMPAINASRSIGGVQFSDSGWTVGWNGSSLWGIGGEGVVSAGAGTNWIQSAVYLGADQAWDVAAGNTLVADGRMSGAGRVFEKAGEGTLVLAGSNSVAQICVSAGTLLVNSPAGFCAPVSVSNHSVFGGTGVVDGVVSVLGGGTVSPGDQGSGVLNVSELVLDAESRLVVEVGPSNEVDRIETGNLTLDGVLDIVALGDISPGSYTLISFDGVLSDNGLEMGDVPYGFVGEISVVSTAVCLNVFAAPDVAVWDGSNNTDWTYGQNWVAGAMPFSDYYSALARFEGSAAVLNMPVINASRNVNAVHFAGSGWTVGSNGASVLGIGCGGVVVSDGESGGFNVVESRVHLGDGQDWFVSAGNTLVAAGSVGGAASSLTKTGPGRLILSGAQNSYGVTVVAEGTLLVDGVLDSRAAGVSVRDAAIFGGTGTVHRSVEVFNGGILAPGGNGAGELTVSNLTLGSSSVLDFELGSAGGCDQIGAADLVLDGRLRVTDSGGLSAGTYTLITYSGALTDNGLELRSGALPYGFEGSLSVSGGAVRLTLRDVVAWDGSNNTDWTNGSNWETGVMPVSSFTSSFAKFVNSQDVAFQPAINASRNICGVDFLGAGWEVGSNGSSVWGIGSGGISSRAAESGGTNTIQSSLYLGDDQAWTIEESNIVEIHGNIGGASSTLTKSGAGALVLFGANNGYGNTVVSSGTLLVNGVLDSRAATVSVGGAAVLGGSGTIDRSVAVAGGGTLSPGDGGAGTLTLSSLALNDTSVLDFELGGLPGSNDSVAVDSLVLDGLLNVSDFGGLQEGTYTLFSCAGALTDNGLQVGQLPVGFAGTVAVSNGVVNLVVLVVEKNDLPALEPVRPASIVGGPVVFGDVVRLVVQMPDAAIRYVVESSTNLPYGGWGRVPHSDDGVHGFIVTNLSYSSAGDAGRVIYVRLVDALKFFRVVGQ